One window of the Streptomyces sp. NBC_00259 genome contains the following:
- a CDS encoding response regulator transcription factor has translation MRLLLVEDDDHVAAALSAVLTRHGFQVTHARSGEEALHAVLPAATEGKPPFGVILLDLGLPDQDGYQVCGKIRKLTATPVIMVTARSDVRSRIHGLNLGADDYVVKPYDTGELLARIHAVSRRTAPGEESAQAAGSALRIGAVTIELPTRRVSVDGADVQLTRKEFDLLALLAQRPGVVFRREQIISEVWRTSWEGTGRTLEVHVASLRSKLRMPDLIETVRGVGYRLVASAA, from the coding sequence ATGAGACTACTGCTCGTCGAGGACGACGACCACGTCGCCGCGGCCCTGTCCGCGGTGCTCACCCGGCACGGCTTCCAGGTGACCCACGCCCGCAGCGGCGAGGAGGCGCTCCACGCCGTGCTCCCCGCGGCCACCGAGGGAAAACCACCCTTCGGTGTGATCCTGCTCGATCTGGGTCTGCCCGACCAGGACGGCTACCAGGTGTGCGGAAAGATCCGGAAGCTGACCGCCACGCCGGTGATCATGGTCACGGCGCGGAGCGACGTACGCTCCCGGATCCACGGGCTGAACCTCGGCGCCGACGACTACGTCGTGAAGCCGTACGACACCGGCGAGCTGCTCGCCCGTATCCACGCCGTCAGCCGCCGCACCGCGCCCGGTGAGGAGTCGGCCCAGGCAGCGGGCAGCGCACTCAGGATCGGCGCGGTCACCATCGAACTTCCCACGCGCCGCGTCAGCGTCGACGGCGCGGACGTCCAGCTGACCCGCAAGGAGTTCGACCTGCTGGCGCTGCTCGCACAGCGCCCCGGTGTCGTCTTCCGCCGCGAGCAGATCATCAGCGAGGTGTGGCGCACGAGCTGGGAGGGCACGGGACGGACGCTCGAAGTGCATGTCGCCTCGCTGCGTTCCAAGCTCCGTATGCCCGACCTCATCGAGACCGTGCGCGGCGTCGGCTACCGCCTGGTCGCGTCCGCCGCGTAA
- a CDS encoding sensor histidine kinase has translation MSTRLLPLLIVLMAGVLLALGFPLAVSLAAAEQQSVVVDRLDDAARFAAQAQFVTDGVPGQDERRAALEEELTRYNDVYGIHAGVFYRGDVPMAQAPWYWEVPPAGQGRQAFAEALLGRRSHDPQQVWPWQQDGRIVVASPVVRDGDVVAVVVTDSPTGQLRSRILQGWLLIAAGESAAMLLAVGAAVRLTGWVLRPVRVLDAATHDIATGRLNSRVAPAGGPPELRRLARSFNEMADNVEEVLEQQRAFVADASHQLRNPLAALLLRIELLALELPEGNEEIASVRTEGMRLAQVLDDLLDLALAEHASADIRLTDIGELAAERVAAWRPLAEEKGVRLTGDGPAVTAWADPIALSSALDAVIDNALKFTPRGEAVTVTASAGGETSTIEITDGGPGLTEEELTRIGDRFWRSGRHQNVKGSGLGLSITRALLFAGGGSIAYAHHEPHGLRVTVTLPRTPPAARPAFDPRA, from the coding sequence TTGAGTACCCGTCTCCTCCCGCTCCTCATCGTCCTCATGGCGGGCGTGCTGCTCGCCCTGGGCTTCCCCCTCGCGGTGAGTCTGGCGGCCGCGGAGCAGCAGAGTGTCGTGGTCGACCGGCTGGACGACGCCGCGCGGTTCGCGGCCCAGGCGCAGTTCGTCACCGACGGCGTCCCCGGTCAGGACGAGCGCCGCGCCGCCCTCGAAGAGGAACTGACCCGCTACAACGACGTGTACGGGATCCACGCAGGCGTCTTCTACCGCGGTGACGTTCCCATGGCCCAAGCACCCTGGTACTGGGAGGTCCCGCCGGCCGGTCAGGGCCGGCAGGCGTTCGCCGAGGCGCTGCTGGGGCGTCGCAGTCACGATCCGCAGCAGGTGTGGCCCTGGCAGCAGGACGGCCGGATCGTCGTCGCCTCACCGGTGGTACGCGACGGCGACGTCGTCGCCGTCGTCGTCACCGACTCGCCCACGGGACAGCTGCGATCCCGCATCCTGCAGGGCTGGCTGCTGATAGCGGCCGGCGAGTCCGCGGCGATGCTGCTCGCCGTCGGCGCGGCGGTCCGGCTCACCGGCTGGGTGCTGAGGCCCGTACGCGTCCTCGACGCCGCCACCCACGACATCGCGACCGGCCGGCTCAACTCCCGGGTCGCGCCGGCCGGCGGGCCTCCGGAACTCAGGCGCCTGGCCCGTTCGTTCAACGAGATGGCCGACAACGTCGAGGAAGTGCTGGAGCAGCAGCGCGCCTTCGTCGCGGACGCCTCGCACCAGCTCCGCAACCCACTCGCCGCCCTGCTGCTGCGGATCGAGCTCCTCGCCCTCGAACTGCCCGAGGGAAACGAGGAGATCGCCTCCGTCCGCACCGAGGGCATGCGCCTCGCCCAGGTCCTCGACGACCTGCTGGACCTGGCGCTGGCCGAGCATGCCTCGGCCGACATCCGGCTCACCGACATCGGCGAGCTGGCGGCGGAGCGGGTGGCCGCCTGGCGCCCCCTCGCGGAGGAGAAGGGGGTCCGGCTCACCGGGGACGGCCCCGCGGTCACCGCCTGGGCCGACCCGATCGCGCTGTCCAGCGCACTGGACGCCGTGATCGACAACGCCCTGAAGTTCACGCCGCGGGGAGAGGCGGTCACCGTCACCGCCTCCGCGGGCGGGGAGACCTCCACGATCGAGATCACCGACGGTGGCCCCGGGCTCACCGAGGAGGAGCTCACCCGCATCGGCGACCGCTTCTGGCGCAGCGGGCGCCATCAGAACGTGAAGGGTTCGGGACTCGGCCTCTCCATCACCCGTGCGCTGCTCTTCGCGGGCGGCGGCTCGATCGCGTACGCGCACCACGAGCCGCACGGCCTGCGGGTGACGGTCACACTGCCGCGCACACCCCCGGCGGCCCGGCCCGCCTTCGACCCTAGGGCTTGA
- a CDS encoding TAXI family TRAP transporter solute-binding subunit — MLSALSRISRRRALQGATALAVVCGLLLWWLLPLGESAPSGRLTFSTGVNSGVYQRYGELLKGALARDLPKVSIDLRTSEGSQQNLARVASGEADFTVATADAVAKYQRDARPGADRLRGCARLYDDYVQLVVPRGSPVRTPADLRGKRVGVGQQGSGVRLIADRVLTAAGLDSVRDIDPVSAGIDTMPGLLERDELDAFFWSGGLPTGAVQNLSDRFPVRLVPVDDELIRRVHATGEATRYYHSAVIPSDAYPKTSARAPVQTVAVANLLVTTDRADPELTEQFTRTVINSRDRIGREVHPAQLVDLRTAIYTDPLPLHEGARRYYASVKP, encoded by the coding sequence ATGCTGTCCGCCCTGTCCCGAATCAGTCGTCGCCGTGCCCTCCAGGGAGCCACGGCGCTGGCTGTCGTGTGCGGGCTGCTGCTGTGGTGGCTGCTGCCGCTCGGCGAGAGCGCCCCGAGCGGGCGGCTCACGTTCAGTACGGGCGTGAACTCCGGCGTGTACCAGCGGTACGGCGAACTCCTGAAGGGTGCGCTCGCCCGTGATCTGCCGAAGGTCTCGATAGACCTCAGGACCAGCGAGGGGTCGCAGCAGAACCTCGCCCGGGTGGCGAGCGGCGAGGCCGACTTCACCGTCGCCACCGCCGACGCGGTGGCGAAGTACCAGCGGGACGCGAGGCCGGGCGCGGACCGGCTGCGGGGCTGTGCGCGGTTGTACGACGACTACGTGCAGCTGGTCGTGCCGCGGGGCTCCCCCGTGCGTACCCCGGCCGATCTGCGCGGCAAGAGGGTGGGCGTCGGTCAGCAGGGCTCGGGCGTACGGCTCATCGCCGACCGGGTGCTCACGGCGGCGGGCCTGGACTCGGTGCGGGACATCGACCCCGTCTCCGCGGGCATCGACACGATGCCCGGCCTGCTGGAGCGGGACGAGCTGGACGCCTTCTTCTGGTCGGGGGGTCTCCCCACCGGTGCGGTCCAGAATCTGTCGGACCGCTTTCCGGTCCGGCTGGTGCCGGTCGACGACGAGCTGATCCGCCGGGTCCACGCCACGGGTGAGGCGACGCGCTACTACCACTCGGCGGTGATCCCCTCGGACGCCTATCCGAAGACGAGCGCCAGGGCACCGGTGCAGACCGTAGCCGTGGCGAATCTCCTCGTCACCACCGATCGCGCGGACCCGGAGCTGACCGAGCAGTTCACCCGCACCGTGATCAACAGCCGGGACCGGATCGGACGCGAGGTGCATCCGGCACAGCTGGTGGATCTGCGGACGGCGATCTACACCGACCCGCTGCCGCTGCACGAGGGGGCGCGGCGCTACTACGCGTCGGTCAAGCCCTAG
- the miaB gene encoding tRNA (N6-isopentenyl adenosine(37)-C2)-methylthiotransferase MiaB — protein sequence MSAKTYEVRTYGCQMNVHDSERLSGLLEDAGYVRAPEGTGEGEADVVVFNTCAVRENADNRLYGNLGRLAPMKAQRPGMQIAVGGCLAQKDRDTIVKRAPWVDVVFGTHNIGKLPVLLERARIQEEAQVEIAESLEAFPSTLPTRRESAYAAWVSISVGCNNTCTFCIVPALRGKEKDRRPGDILAEVEALVAEGVSEITLLGQNVNAYGSDIGDGEAFSKLLRACGSVEGLERVRFTSPHPRDFTDDVIAAMAETPNVMPQLHMPLQSGSDTVLKAMRRSYRQERFLGIIEKVRAAIPHAAISTDIIVGFPGETEEDFEQTMHAVREARFANAFTFQYSKRPGTPAAEMDGQIPKEVVQARYERLVALQEEISWEENKKQVGRVLEVMVAEGEGRKDGATHRLSGRAPDNRLVHFTKPSGDVRPGDVVTVEITYAAPHHLLAEGETTSVRRTRAGDAWEKRNAAPQQPAGVMLGLPSVGVPAPLPAPTGGCSAVG from the coding sequence ATGAGCGCGAAGACTTACGAGGTGCGCACCTACGGGTGCCAGATGAACGTCCATGACTCCGAGCGGCTTTCCGGACTGCTGGAGGACGCGGGGTACGTCCGCGCGCCCGAGGGCACGGGCGAGGGCGAGGCCGATGTCGTCGTCTTCAACACCTGCGCGGTGCGGGAGAACGCCGACAACAGGCTGTACGGCAATCTCGGCCGGCTCGCCCCCATGAAGGCCCAGCGGCCGGGGATGCAGATCGCCGTCGGCGGCTGCCTGGCGCAGAAGGACCGCGACACCATCGTCAAGAGGGCGCCGTGGGTCGACGTGGTCTTCGGAACGCACAACATCGGCAAGCTGCCGGTGCTCCTGGAGCGCGCCCGCATCCAGGAAGAGGCGCAGGTCGAGATCGCCGAGTCGCTGGAGGCCTTCCCCTCCACGCTGCCGACCCGCCGCGAGAGCGCCTACGCGGCCTGGGTCTCCATCTCCGTCGGGTGCAACAACACCTGCACGTTCTGCATCGTGCCCGCGCTGCGCGGCAAGGAGAAGGACCGCCGGCCCGGTGACATCCTCGCCGAGGTCGAGGCCCTGGTCGCGGAGGGCGTCTCCGAGATCACCCTGCTCGGCCAGAACGTCAACGCCTACGGGTCCGACATCGGCGACGGTGAGGCGTTCTCGAAGCTGCTGCGCGCCTGCGGGTCGGTCGAGGGGCTGGAGCGTGTCCGGTTCACCTCGCCGCACCCGCGCGACTTCACGGACGACGTGATCGCCGCCATGGCCGAGACGCCGAACGTGATGCCGCAGCTCCACATGCCGCTGCAGTCCGGCTCCGACACGGTGCTGAAGGCGATGCGCCGCTCGTACCGGCAGGAGCGCTTCCTCGGGATCATCGAGAAGGTCCGCGCCGCGATCCCGCACGCCGCCATCTCCACCGACATCATCGTGGGCTTCCCCGGCGAGACCGAGGAGGACTTCGAGCAGACGATGCACGCGGTTCGCGAGGCCCGCTTCGCGAACGCCTTCACCTTCCAGTACTCGAAGCGGCCCGGCACTCCGGCCGCGGAGATGGACGGGCAGATCCCCAAGGAGGTCGTCCAGGCGCGGTACGAGCGACTGGTGGCCCTCCAGGAGGAGATCTCCTGGGAGGAGAACAAGAAGCAGGTCGGCCGGGTTCTGGAGGTCATGGTCGCCGAGGGCGAGGGCCGCAAGGACGGCGCGACGCACCGGCTGTCGGGGCGGGCACCGGACAACCGTCTGGTCCACTTCACCAAGCCCAGCGGGGACGTTCGGCCGGGCGACGTGGTGACCGTCGAGATCACCTACGCCGCGCCGCACCACCTCCTCGCCGAGGGCGAGACGACCTCCGTGCGCCGCACCCGTGCCGGCGACGCCTGGGAGAAGCGCAACGCCGCCCCCCAGCAGCCGGCCGGTGTCATGCTCGGCCTCCCCTCCGTGGGCGTGCCCGCCCCGCTGCCGGCCCCGACGGGCGGCTGCTCGGCGGTCGGCTGA
- a CDS encoding class III extradiol dioxygenase subunit B-like domain-containing protein, with amino-acid sequence MLVAAAVCPSPPLLVPDVAAGAAPELDAARTACADALGLLAASRPDLLIVVGPAGADELPGPYAQGTPGSFAGFGVGIGVRLGASEGPASGRALPVSLAVAAWLLDRARWADAPVEGLGVDTAQSAERCAESGRQLAARAGRVAMLVMGDGSACRTLKAPGYLDERAAPFDAEAARALGAADLAALAALDVPLAEELKVAGRAPWQVLAGAAEGADLGGQLLYEDAPYGVGYFVAAWS; translated from the coding sequence ATGCTTGTCGCCGCCGCTGTCTGTCCCAGCCCTCCGCTTCTCGTGCCCGACGTGGCGGCCGGCGCCGCCCCCGAGCTCGACGCCGCACGGACCGCCTGCGCGGACGCGCTCGGCCTGCTCGCCGCGTCCCGCCCCGACCTGCTGATCGTGGTGGGCCCGGCCGGGGCCGATGAACTGCCCGGTCCCTACGCCCAGGGGACGCCCGGCTCGTTCGCGGGCTTCGGCGTGGGCATCGGCGTACGCCTGGGGGCATCCGAAGGCCCCGCGTCGGGGCGGGCCCTGCCCGTGTCGCTCGCCGTCGCCGCCTGGCTGCTCGACCGCGCGCGCTGGGCCGACGCCCCGGTCGAAGGCCTCGGCGTCGACACGGCCCAGTCCGCCGAGCGCTGCGCGGAGAGCGGCAGACAGCTCGCCGCCCGCGCGGGGCGGGTCGCGATGCTGGTGATGGGCGACGGCAGCGCCTGCCGCACCCTGAAGGCACCCGGCTACCTGGACGAGCGTGCCGCGCCGTTCGACGCCGAAGCCGCCCGGGCCCTCGGCGCGGCGGACCTTGCGGCCCTCGCCGCGCTCGACGTGCCCCTGGCGGAGGAGCTGAAGGTGGCCGGCCGCGCGCCCTGGCAGGTCCTCGCCGGCGCCGCCGAGGGCGCCGACCTGGGCGGGCAGCTGCTCTACGAGGACGCTCCGTACGGTGTCGGCTACTTCGTCGCCGCCTGGTCCTGA
- a CDS encoding antitoxin has translation MSILETLKAKLAPAREKVSDLAHQHGHKIEHGLDKAARTVDEKTKGKYSDKIESGTGKAKGALDRLAHKDDGTPKGEAAPKDEGTPPTAS, from the coding sequence ATGAGCATCCTGGAGACTCTGAAGGCAAAGCTCGCCCCTGCCAGGGAGAAGGTCTCTGACCTCGCGCATCAGCACGGGCACAAGATCGAACACGGTCTGGACAAGGCCGCACGGACGGTCGACGAGAAGACCAAGGGCAAGTACAGCGACAAGATCGAGTCGGGAACCGGCAAGGCCAAGGGCGCCCTGGATCGCCTCGCCCACAAGGACGACGGCACACCGAAGGGCGAGGCCGCCCCGAAGGACGAGGGCACCCCTCCTACGGCCTCCTGA